The Solibacillus sp. FSL R7-0682 genome includes a window with the following:
- a CDS encoding XTP/dITP diphosphatase — protein MKQVVIATKNKGKAKDFEALFSPFGYEVVTMFEVAPDLEIEETGTTFEENAILKAETLANLLGKIVIADDSGLAIDALNGEPGVYSARYAGDHDDEANMVKVLENMKDVPEKERTARFCCALAIAGPNMETKTVFGTCEGVIAHEKRGTNGFGYDPIFYVPALEKHMAELSAEEKGAISHRGNAIRELAYQLAEILK, from the coding sequence ATGAAACAAGTAGTAATTGCAACAAAAAATAAAGGCAAAGCAAAAGACTTTGAAGCACTATTCTCACCATTTGGCTATGAGGTCGTAACGATGTTTGAGGTGGCGCCAGATTTAGAAATCGAAGAAACTGGTACAACATTTGAAGAAAATGCAATTTTAAAAGCAGAAACATTAGCGAACTTGCTTGGTAAAATTGTAATTGCTGACGATAGTGGTTTAGCGATTGATGCACTAAATGGCGAACCAGGGGTATATTCAGCTCGCTACGCAGGCGATCATGATGACGAGGCCAATATGGTTAAGGTGCTTGAAAATATGAAGGACGTACCGGAGAAAGAACGTACAGCACGCTTTTGCTGCGCATTAGCGATTGCAGGACCAAATATGGAGACAAAAACAGTGTTTGGTACGTGTGAGGGAGTTATTGCTCATGAAAAGCGCGGAACAAACGGCTTTGGCTATGACCCAATTTTCTACGTGCCAGCACTAGAAAAGCATATGGCGGAGTTAAGTGCGGAAGAAAAAGGTGCGATTTCACATCGAGGCAATGCCATTCGTGAATTAGCATACCAGTTAGCGGAAATTTTAAAATAA
- a CDS encoding succinate dehydrogenase cytochrome b558 subunit, giving the protein MSKDREFLWRRLHSLLGVIPVGLFLAFHLSLNFTAVGGEEVYNNATGVMELVPHSLLLAMEWIIIYIPLMFHAFYGVYIAFTATHNTKRFSTFRNWMFALQRFTGIFLVIFVAWHIFQTRIQKALGAEVNFEMMAEIVDNPAMLVFYIVGILSATFHLANGLWSFCVSWGITQSKKSQHIFTYISMIVFAILSIVGVAAILSFV; this is encoded by the coding sequence TTGTCGAAAGATCGTGAATTTTTATGGCGCCGCTTACACTCGTTACTAGGTGTAATCCCAGTCGGGTTATTCTTGGCGTTCCACTTATCTTTGAACTTCACTGCTGTTGGTGGTGAAGAGGTTTACAATAATGCAACAGGTGTTATGGAATTAGTTCCTCACTCATTATTGTTAGCTATGGAATGGATTATTATTTATATTCCACTTATGTTCCACGCATTTTATGGAGTGTACATTGCATTTACTGCTACACACAACACGAAACGCTTCAGCACATTCCGTAACTGGATGTTCGCATTACAACGTTTTACAGGTATTTTCCTAGTAATCTTCGTTGCTTGGCACATTTTCCAAACACGTATCCAAAAAGCTTTAGGTGCAGAAGTTAATTTCGAAATGATGGCTGAAATCGTTGATAACCCAGCGATGTTAGTATTCTATATCGTTGGTATCTTATCTGCAACATTCCACTTAGCAAACGGCTTATGGTCATTCTGCGTAAGTTGGGGTATTACTCAATCAAAAAAATCTCAGCATATCTTTACTTATATTTCAATGATCGTATTTGCAATCTTAAGTATTGTTGGTGTTGCAGCAATTCTTTCATTCGTATAA
- the trxA gene encoding thioredoxin, with protein sequence MAIVHGTDQTFAQEISNGVALVDFWAAWCGPCKMIAPVLEELDAEIGNDVKIVKVDVDNNQATAAEYQIMSIPSLLLFVDGELKAKTAGFMPKEALIDFINDNK encoded by the coding sequence ATGGCAATTGTACACGGTACAGATCAAACATTCGCACAAGAAATTTCAAATGGTGTAGCTTTAGTAGACTTCTGGGCAGCATGGTGTGGCCCATGTAAAATGATCGCTCCAGTTCTTGAAGAGTTAGATGCAGAAATCGGTAACGACGTTAAAATCGTAAAGGTTGATGTAGATAACAACCAAGCAACTGCTGCAGAATATCAAATTATGTCTATCCCATCATTATTATTATTCGTAGATGGTGAGTTAAAAGCAAAAACTGCTGGCTTCATGCCAAAAGAAGCGTTAATCGATTTCATTAACGACAACAAATAA
- a CDS encoding YslB family protein, producing MEGLKMKTIPSFGYEIIRDHLLHSILGKHEEDVLYWAGKELARKFPLYSMDEAASFFEEAGWGQLILEKETKDEAHYILTTVDEESSLNVEHRCFRLEAGFLAEQKQKQLGYLTECYEEKHVKKNTIKFTVKWDSKEKI from the coding sequence ATGGAAGGACTTAAAATGAAAACGATTCCAAGTTTTGGATATGAAATTATCCGTGATCATCTTCTTCATTCGATTCTCGGCAAGCATGAAGAAGATGTTTTATATTGGGCAGGTAAAGAATTAGCACGTAAATTCCCGTTATATTCAATGGATGAAGCAGCTTCATTTTTCGAAGAGGCTGGTTGGGGGCAATTAATCCTCGAAAAAGAGACGAAGGATGAGGCGCATTACATACTGACCACTGTTGATGAAGAATCCTCGCTAAATGTTGAGCATCGTTGTTTCCGATTAGAGGCAGGATTTTTAGCAGAACAAAAGCAAAAACAACTCGGCTATTTAACAGAATGCTATGAAGAAAAGCATGTTAAGAAGAATACGATTAAATTTACTGTAAAATGGGACTCAAAAGAGAAAATTTAA
- the sdhA gene encoding succinate dehydrogenase flavoprotein subunit translates to MAKSKVIVVGGGLAGLMATIKAAEVGTAVELFSLVPVKRSHSVCAQGGINGAVNTKGEGDSPWIHFDDTVYGGDFLANQPPVKGMCDAAPGIIHLMDRMGVMFNRTPEGLLDFRRFGGTLMHRTAFSGATTGQQLLYALDEQVRAHEVAGLVTKYEHWEFLGAVIDDEGVCRGIVAQDLKTEEIKSFRSDAVIMATGGPGIIFGKTTNSVINTGSAASIVYQQGASYSNGEMIQIHPTAIPGDDKNRLMSESARGEGGRIWTYKDGKPWYFLEEKYPAYGNLVPRDIATREIFDVCVNQKLGINGENMVYLDLSHKDPHELDIKLGGIIEIYEKFVGDDPRKLPMKIFPAVHYSMGGLWVDYDQMTEIPGLFAAGECDFSQHGANRLGANSLLSAIYGGMVAGPNAVKYINGLKKHAEDLPEEIFTRRVQEETEKWEAILNMDGTENAYLLHKELGEWMTDNMTVVRVNSKLEETYAKLTELQERWENININDTQKWSNQGAHFTRQLKNMLYLAKVMTKGALLRNESRGAHYKPEFPERDDENFLKTTMAKFDPATGEPIITYQEVDVSLIPPRKRDYSA, encoded by the coding sequence ATGGCAAAAAGTAAAGTTATCGTCGTTGGTGGCGGTCTTGCTGGCTTAATGGCTACGATTAAAGCAGCTGAAGTTGGTACTGCAGTTGAATTATTCTCGTTAGTTCCTGTAAAACGTTCACACTCTGTATGTGCACAAGGCGGAATTAATGGAGCAGTAAATACAAAAGGTGAAGGGGATTCTCCATGGATCCACTTTGACGATACAGTATACGGTGGGGACTTCTTAGCGAACCAACCACCAGTAAAGGGTATGTGTGATGCAGCCCCTGGCATTATCCACTTAATGGACCGTATGGGTGTAATGTTCAACCGTACGCCAGAAGGTTTACTTGACTTCCGTCGTTTCGGTGGTACGTTAATGCACCGTACAGCATTCTCTGGTGCAACGACTGGTCAACAATTACTATACGCACTAGATGAGCAAGTTCGTGCACACGAAGTAGCTGGTTTAGTAACAAAATATGAGCACTGGGAATTCCTTGGTGCGGTAATTGACGATGAAGGCGTTTGCCGTGGTATCGTTGCACAAGATTTAAAAACTGAAGAAATTAAATCATTCCGTTCTGACGCTGTAATTATGGCAACAGGTGGTCCTGGTATTATCTTCGGTAAAACAACAAACTCTGTAATCAACACTGGTTCTGCAGCATCGATCGTTTATCAACAAGGTGCATCATACTCAAACGGTGAAATGATTCAAATTCACCCAACAGCGATTCCTGGTGACGACAAAAACCGTCTAATGTCAGAATCTGCACGTGGTGAAGGTGGTCGTATTTGGACTTACAAAGACGGTAAGCCTTGGTACTTCTTAGAAGAAAAATACCCAGCTTATGGTAACTTAGTACCACGTGATATCGCAACACGTGAAATCTTCGACGTATGTGTAAACCAAAAACTTGGTATCAACGGCGAAAACATGGTGTACCTAGATCTTTCACACAAAGATCCACACGAATTAGATATCAAATTAGGTGGTATCATCGAAATCTACGAAAAATTCGTAGGGGATGACCCACGTAAATTACCTATGAAAATCTTCCCAGCAGTTCACTATTCAATGGGTGGATTATGGGTTGACTATGACCAAATGACTGAAATCCCTGGTTTATTCGCTGCTGGAGAATGTGACTTCTCACAACACGGTGCTAACCGTTTAGGTGCGAACTCATTATTATCAGCGATTTACGGTGGTATGGTTGCAGGTCCAAATGCTGTTAAGTACATTAATGGCCTTAAAAAGCATGCTGAAGATTTACCAGAAGAAATCTTCACTCGTCGCGTACAAGAAGAAACAGAAAAATGGGAAGCTATCCTTAACATGGATGGTACAGAAAACGCTTACTTACTTCACAAAGAACTTGGTGAGTGGATGACTGACAACATGACTGTAGTACGTGTAAACTCTAAATTAGAAGAAACATATGCAAAATTAACTGAGTTACAGGAGCGTTGGGAAAACATCAACATCAATGACACACAAAAATGGTCAAACCAAGGTGCTCACTTCACTCGTCAGTTAAAAAATATGTTATACCTTGCTAAAGTTATGACGAAGGGTGCATTATTACGTAACGAATCTCGTGGTGCTCACTACAAACCAGAATTCCCAGAACGTGATGATGAGAACTTCTTAAAAACAACTATGGCGAAGTTCGATCCAGCAACGGGCGAACCAATTATCACTTATCAAGAAGTAGACGTTTCGTTAATTCCACCACGTAAACGCGACTACTCAGCGTAA
- the rph gene encoding ribonuclease PH encodes MTRHDLRAVNELRPVQIENNYLMHPEGSVLITVGNTKVICTATIEDRVPGFLRGQGKGWITAEYSMLPRATEQRTRRESSAGKVTGRTMEIQRLIGRALRAVVDLEALGEKTVWIDCDVIQADGGTRTASITGAFVAMTQAIAKLAEDKSFEKFPVTDYLAATSVGKLAEIGAVLDLNYIEDSAAEVDMNVIMTGSGQFVELQGTGEEATFSRAELNELLDLGEAGISQLIDIQKQALGELANFIGKVEA; translated from the coding sequence ATGACTAGACATGACTTACGAGCTGTGAATGAATTACGTCCAGTTCAAATTGAAAATAATTATTTAATGCATCCCGAAGGTTCTGTATTAATTACAGTTGGTAATACAAAAGTAATTTGCACAGCAACGATTGAAGATAGAGTACCGGGCTTTTTACGTGGACAAGGAAAGGGCTGGATAACAGCGGAGTATTCGATGCTTCCACGTGCCACAGAGCAACGCACACGCCGTGAATCATCTGCGGGGAAGGTGACAGGGCGCACAATGGAAATACAACGCCTAATTGGACGAGCATTGCGTGCAGTTGTGGATTTAGAAGCACTTGGTGAAAAAACAGTATGGATTGACTGTGATGTCATCCAAGCTGACGGTGGCACACGTACAGCGTCCATTACAGGGGCGTTTGTTGCGATGACTCAAGCTATTGCAAAACTTGCAGAAGACAAGTCATTTGAGAAATTCCCCGTAACAGATTATTTAGCGGCAACAAGTGTAGGAAAGCTAGCTGAAATTGGTGCAGTATTAGACTTAAATTATATTGAAGACTCTGCAGCAGAAGTCGATATGAATGTGATCATGACTGGTTCAGGACAATTTGTTGAGTTACAAGGAACAGGTGAAGAGGCTACTTTCTCTCGTGCGGAGCTAAATGAACTATTAGATTTAGGCGAAGCAGGGATTTCTCAGTTAATCGACATCCAAAAACAAGCACTTGGCGAGCTTGCAAACTTCATCGGAAAGGTAGAGGCATAA
- a CDS encoding MarR family winged helix-turn-helix transcriptional regulator yields MKDQSKHSSESVAILEKELRYISHLIKQKGREILSNYTITPPQFVALQWLHESGDMTIGDLSTKMYLAFSTTTDLVDRMEKNELVQRVRDENDRRVVRIHLLPEGERIIQEVIIKRREYLRDITEEFDVEEFEQLSKNLQKLHLLMK; encoded by the coding sequence ATGAAAGATCAAAGCAAACATAGCTCTGAGTCTGTAGCAATCTTAGAAAAAGAGTTAAGATATATTTCACACTTAATTAAGCAAAAGGGTCGCGAAATTTTAAGTAATTATACTATTACACCTCCGCAGTTTGTAGCACTTCAGTGGTTACACGAATCAGGAGATATGACAATTGGTGATTTATCCACGAAAATGTATTTAGCATTCAGTACGACAACTGATTTAGTTGATCGTATGGAAAAGAATGAGTTGGTACAACGTGTTCGGGATGAAAATGACCGACGTGTTGTACGAATTCATCTTTTACCTGAAGGCGAGCGTATAATTCAAGAGGTAATCATAAAGCGTCGGGAATACTTACGCGATATTACGGAAGAATTTGACGTAGAAGAGTTCGAACAATTATCGAAGAACTTACAAAAACTACATTTATTAATGAAATAG
- the uvrC gene encoding excinuclease ABC subunit UvrC, producing MNAIIKAKLEILPNEPGCYIMKDRQGTIIYVGKAKILKNRVRSYFTGSHDGKTARLVSEIEDFEYIITSSNIEALILELNLIKLHDPKYNIKLTDDKTYPYIKITNERYPRIITTRKVKKDKAKYFGPYPNAYAANETRKLLDRLYPLRKCVQLPQQVCLYYHLGQCLAPCVKDIEQKVYDEMIESISKFLNGGVDEIKQDLEQKMLDAAEKLEFERAKEFRDLITHIDSIMQKQKIVTDDLSNRDVFGFAVEKGWMCVQVFFVRQGKLIERDVSIFPIYNEPEEEFLTFVGRFYDEPNHILPKEIFIPSNVDESLLEKLLNCKVIIPKRGQKKELVDLATKNASIAVSEKFQLIERQEERTIGACEALGEAMNISIPLRIEAFDNSHMHGTDPVSAMVVFIDGKPAKKEYRKYKTKQAAKHDDYGAMQEVIRRRYTRVLRENLPLPDLIIIDGGKGQMEVAREVIEDELGLMIPIAGLAKDDKHNTSQLLFGDPIEPIPLKRTSDGFYLLQRIQDEVHRFAITFLRQQRQANAIVSVLDQIEGVGPKRKQQLMKHFGSVKKIREASVEQLVESGAPNKLAQAIYSHFHDVSLNND from the coding sequence ATGAATGCAATCATTAAGGCGAAATTAGAAATACTGCCAAATGAGCCTGGCTGTTATATTATGAAGGATCGCCAAGGGACAATTATTTACGTTGGCAAGGCCAAAATATTGAAAAACCGTGTGCGCTCTTATTTTACAGGCAGTCATGATGGGAAAACAGCTCGTTTAGTCAGTGAAATTGAAGACTTTGAATACATCATCACTTCAAGTAATATTGAAGCACTTATTTTAGAATTGAACTTAATTAAGCTACATGATCCAAAATATAATATTAAACTAACAGATGATAAAACTTATCCGTACATTAAAATTACGAATGAACGTTACCCTCGTATTATTACAACGAGAAAAGTAAAAAAGGATAAGGCGAAATATTTTGGTCCGTATCCAAATGCTTATGCAGCCAATGAAACACGAAAGCTATTGGACCGTCTTTATCCTTTACGGAAATGTGTTCAATTACCTCAACAAGTTTGCCTTTACTATCATTTAGGGCAATGCTTAGCACCATGCGTGAAGGACATTGAACAGAAAGTCTATGATGAGATGATTGAAAGTATTTCAAAGTTTTTAAACGGTGGCGTAGATGAAATAAAACAGGATTTAGAGCAAAAAATGTTAGATGCCGCAGAAAAATTAGAATTTGAACGAGCGAAGGAGTTTCGTGATTTAATCACACATATAGACAGCATTATGCAAAAGCAAAAAATAGTAACTGATGATTTAAGCAATCGAGATGTTTTTGGTTTTGCAGTTGAAAAAGGGTGGATGTGTGTACAAGTCTTCTTTGTTCGACAAGGAAAGCTCATCGAACGAGATGTTTCGATATTCCCGATTTATAACGAACCAGAGGAAGAGTTTTTAACATTTGTCGGTCGTTTTTACGATGAACCGAATCATATTTTGCCGAAAGAAATTTTTATTCCTTCGAATGTGGATGAATCTTTATTAGAAAAACTACTGAACTGTAAAGTAATCATCCCAAAAAGGGGACAGAAAAAAGAGCTTGTCGATTTAGCAACGAAAAATGCGTCGATTGCTGTTAGTGAAAAGTTCCAATTAATTGAGCGACAGGAAGAACGAACAATTGGAGCTTGCGAAGCACTAGGAGAAGCGATGAATATTTCAATCCCGTTACGCATTGAGGCATTTGATAATAGTCATATGCACGGGACAGACCCGGTTTCTGCGATGGTCGTTTTTATTGATGGGAAGCCTGCGAAAAAGGAATACCGAAAATATAAAACGAAGCAAGCAGCAAAACACGATGATTACGGTGCAATGCAAGAAGTGATACGTCGTCGGTATACGCGTGTGCTACGTGAAAATTTACCTTTGCCTGATTTAATTATTATTGATGGAGGGAAAGGACAAATGGAAGTGGCTCGAGAAGTGATTGAAGATGAGCTTGGATTAATGATTCCAATTGCGGGTTTAGCAAAGGATGATAAGCACAATACTTCACAATTATTATTCGGTGACCCAATTGAACCAATTCCACTAAAACGTACGAGTGATGGCTTTTATTTGTTGCAGCGTATTCAAGATGAGGTGCACCGCTTTGCCATTACATTTTTACGCCAACAACGACAAGCCAATGCCATCGTATCCGTACTTGATCAAATTGAAGGCGTCGGACCTAAGAGAAAGCAGCAGCTGATGAAGCACTTTGGATCTGTGAAAAAAATTCGTGAGGCTTCTGTTGAACAATTAGTGGAGTCGGGAGCGCCAAATAAGCTCGCCCAGGCAATATATAGTCATTTTCATGATGTATCATTGAATAATGACTAA
- a CDS encoding helix-turn-helix domain-containing protein produces MNRPQHRSLLTKREREIFELLIEDYSTREISKKLGISEKTVRNHISNTIQKLGVSSRTQALIELLRLQELSIN; encoded by the coding sequence ATGAATCGACCGCAGCATCGTTCGCTGTTAACAAAAAGAGAACGAGAAATTTTTGAACTTTTAATTGAAGACTATTCAACTCGAGAAATATCGAAAAAACTTGGAATTAGCGAGAAAACCGTACGTAATCATATTTCTAATACGATTCAAAAGTTAGGCGTTTCAAGTCGAACGCAGGCACTTATTGAATTATTACGACTACAAGAATTGTCAATAAACTGA
- a CDS encoding acyl-CoA thioesterase — translation MRATYIQDVTEWMAGFSFSTKVQVRFSETDMYGHVNNTKVFAYFEYARIEYFKALGFDFASQSGEKNMLVVADIQCDYLKEVFFDEMLTIYVKTASLGTSSMDLHYLVKNEKEEVCYTGRGTLVQLNYETGKGVPLLEEQKKLLLGK, via the coding sequence ATGAGAGCAACATATATTCAAGATGTGACAGAATGGATGGCAGGATTTAGCTTTTCGACAAAGGTTCAAGTACGTTTTTCAGAAACAGACATGTATGGACATGTTAATAATACAAAGGTATTCGCCTACTTTGAGTACGCGCGAATTGAATATTTTAAAGCATTAGGCTTTGATTTTGCATCTCAATCAGGAGAAAAAAATATGCTTGTAGTAGCGGATATTCAATGTGATTACTTAAAGGAAGTATTTTTTGATGAAATGCTGACGATTTATGTAAAAACAGCCTCATTAGGAACGTCTTCTATGGATCTGCATTATTTGGTGAAAAATGAAAAAGAGGAAGTATGCTACACTGGACGTGGTACTTTAGTTCAATTGAACTATGAGACAGGAAAAGGTGTCCCACTTTTAGAAGAACAAAAAAAATTATTGCTTGGGAAATAG
- the racE gene encoding glutamate racemase, which produces MNAPIGVIDSGVGGLTVAKAIMELLPNETIYYIGDTARCPYGPRSKQEVRNFTWQMAKSLEKMNIKMLVIACNTATAVALESLQKHMPFPVLGVINAGARAAIKKTKRNEVVVLATEGTIKSGAYEQALLSLTTKTHVIPLACPTFVPLVESGEYEGQFSYDLVAKGLKPLEDERFDTVILGCTHYPILQKQIEAAVGPNVNVLSSAEETAKDVEAILRYNGKLRTEQEPPKHVFYASGSVPIFRSIAERWLDRGELDIRRISFPK; this is translated from the coding sequence GTGAATGCCCCAATTGGTGTAATCGATTCTGGAGTTGGCGGGTTAACAGTTGCAAAAGCCATTATGGAGCTTTTGCCGAACGAAACTATATATTATATTGGTGATACAGCGCGTTGTCCTTATGGGCCACGTTCTAAACAGGAAGTAAGAAATTTTACTTGGCAAATGGCAAAGTCACTGGAAAAAATGAATATTAAAATGCTTGTGATTGCTTGTAATACGGCAACTGCGGTAGCATTAGAAAGCTTACAAAAACATATGCCCTTCCCGGTGTTGGGTGTTATTAATGCTGGTGCAAGGGCAGCCATTAAAAAGACAAAACGAAATGAAGTTGTTGTTCTAGCTACAGAAGGGACGATTAAAAGTGGTGCTTACGAGCAAGCGTTATTATCGCTTACTACGAAAACCCATGTCATCCCACTTGCTTGTCCTACATTCGTGCCGCTTGTAGAAAGTGGAGAATACGAAGGGCAGTTTTCATACGACTTAGTAGCGAAAGGGTTAAAGCCTTTAGAGGATGAGCGTTTTGATACAGTCATTTTAGGCTGTACGCATTATCCAATTTTACAAAAGCAAATTGAGGCTGCAGTGGGACCAAATGTAAATGTTTTATCATCTGCAGAGGAAACAGCAAAAGATGTTGAAGCGATTTTACGTTATAATGGTAAATTGCGTACGGAACAAGAGCCACCAAAGCACGTGTTTTATGCTTCAGGCTCTGTTCCGATTTTTCGTTCCATTGCGGAGCGTTGGTTAGATCGTGGCGAATTAGACATTCGTCGAATTTCATTTCCTAAATAA
- the sdhB gene encoding succinate dehydrogenase iron-sulfur subunit, whose translation METVNTGRTVQLEILRQDTENGATRVEKFEVPYRPGMNVISALMYIQKYPVTADGKTTTPVTWDMNCLEEVCGACSMVINGRPQQSCSALVDKLTQPIRLEPMKTFPVVRDLQVDRSRMFNALKKVKAWVPIDGTYDLGEGPRMPERKRQWAYELSKCMTCGVCMEACPNVSEKASFIGPAPLSQVRLFNTHPTGAMNKDERLEAIMGDGGLANCGNSQNCVAACPKGIPLTTSIASLNRAATVQMFKNFFGSDHMVD comes from the coding sequence ATGGAAACAGTAAATACTGGTAGAACAGTTCAGTTAGAAATCCTTCGACAAGATACAGAGAACGGAGCTACTCGTGTTGAGAAGTTCGAAGTTCCTTACCGTCCTGGTATGAACGTTATCTCTGCATTAATGTATATTCAAAAATATCCGGTAACTGCAGATGGTAAAACGACAACTCCTGTTACTTGGGATATGAACTGTTTAGAAGAAGTATGTGGTGCATGTTCAATGGTAATCAATGGCCGCCCACAACAATCTTGTTCTGCATTAGTTGATAAATTAACTCAACCAATCCGTCTAGAGCCAATGAAAACTTTCCCAGTTGTACGTGACTTACAGGTTGACCGCAGCCGTATGTTCAACGCACTTAAGAAAGTTAAAGCATGGGTTCCAATCGATGGTACGTATGATTTAGGTGAAGGTCCACGTATGCCTGAGCGCAAACGTCAATGGGCTTATGAATTATCTAAATGTATGACTTGTGGTGTATGTATGGAAGCATGTCCAAACGTGTCTGAAAAAGCTTCATTCATCGGTCCAGCTCCATTATCACAAGTTCGTTTATTCAACACTCACCCAACAGGTGCAATGAATAAAGACGAGCGTTTAGAAGCAATCATGGGGGACGGCGGTCTTGCTAACTGTGGTAACTCACAAAACTGTGTAGCTGCTTGTCCAAAAGGTATTCCTTTAACAACATCTATCGCTTCACTTAACCGTGCAGCAACAGTTCAAATGTTCAAGAACTTCTTCGGTTCTGATCACATGGTTGACTAA
- a CDS encoding aspartate kinase, which produces MQTIVAKFGGPAIATPEKIQQVAKKVINEQAKGINLVVVVSSMASVRRELRQFAQEITDQPSKREMDVLVATGAQMTSSLLAMAIQEQGGKAVSLTGWQAGIYTNSTHQNARVDTVDTARLKKHLALGEIVVVAGFQGITEDECISTLGKGGSETSAVVIGVAIGAERIDIYSNVDGIYTADPMIVQQASKLKELSYDEMLELANLGAHILHPRAVELAKKYFMPIVVRSNQSDVEGTLIKGDIEMEKNLIVRGVAYESDIIRLTIGYDSYETASLSEVFSILAEHDINVDIIVQAVIDNVKPTISFTISKDEFAESLRVLESSKLSLGFSFADFEVGLAKVSIVGSGMASNPGVAARMFARLGKEHIPVKMVSTSEIKVSVVVPQDEMIRAANVLHDEFNLAVKVMNQ; this is translated from the coding sequence ATGCAAACTATTGTTGCAAAATTTGGTGGGCCAGCAATTGCTACCCCAGAAAAAATTCAACAAGTCGCAAAAAAAGTCATAAATGAGCAAGCAAAAGGCATAAACTTAGTAGTTGTCGTTTCTTCGATGGCGTCTGTTCGTAGAGAATTACGTCAATTCGCTCAAGAAATTACAGATCAACCTTCAAAGCGTGAAATGGATGTGTTAGTTGCCACTGGGGCTCAAATGACGAGTTCCCTACTAGCGATGGCAATTCAGGAGCAAGGTGGTAAAGCTGTATCTTTAACAGGATGGCAAGCAGGAATTTATACAAATTCGACACATCAAAATGCGCGTGTGGATACTGTAGACACAGCAAGATTAAAAAAACATCTCGCGTTAGGAGAAATTGTTGTTGTAGCAGGTTTCCAAGGAATTACTGAAGATGAATGTATCTCAACATTGGGCAAGGGTGGTTCGGAAACATCCGCAGTAGTTATAGGTGTTGCAATTGGTGCAGAGCGAATCGATATATATTCAAACGTCGATGGGATATACACAGCAGATCCGATGATTGTTCAACAGGCAAGCAAATTAAAAGAGCTCTCGTATGATGAAATGCTTGAATTAGCAAACTTAGGTGCACATATTCTACATCCACGAGCAGTGGAATTAGCAAAAAAATACTTTATGCCAATTGTCGTTCGATCAAATCAATCGGATGTAGAAGGTACATTGATTAAAGGGGATATAGAGATGGAAAAAAATTTAATCGTACGTGGCGTTGCGTACGAATCGGATATTATACGTTTAACAATTGGATATGACTCGTATGAAACCGCATCATTATCAGAAGTATTTAGTATTTTAGCTGAGCATGATATCAATGTCGATATCATCGTTCAAGCAGTGATCGATAATGTAAAACCGACCATTTCATTTACAATTTCTAAAGATGAGTTTGCGGAAAGCTTAAGAGTGTTAGAATCAAGTAAGCTATCATTAGGATTTAGCTTTGCTGATTTTGAAGTAGGGCTTGCAAAAGTGTCGATCGTTGGTTCTGGTATGGCGTCAAATCCTGGTGTTGCAGCGCGAATGTTTGCACGCCTCGGTAAGGAGCATATTCCTGTAAAGATGGTAAGTACTTCTGAAATTAAAGTTTCTGTCGTCGTGCCACAAGACGAAATGATACGTGCAGCAAATGTACTGCATGATGAGTTTAATTTAGCAGTGAAAGTTATGAATCAATAA